From the Octadecabacter antarcticus 307 genome, one window contains:
- a CDS encoding Lcl C-terminal domain-containing protein, which yields MVGSKTTEIVLAGLLGAIFVFGPYKISAQSHDTTLIAKGPIVIDVIGDLDWMRCSIGQVWDENQCSGTPLLMPFTAVDEIISRIQSNTGGGWRLPTLDELERLVVDQASPPMIDTEVFPDTYRGLYWTNDVNWIIRDRWWGVNFYTGHRYGRATGNQTFAVRLVLDR from the coding sequence TTGGTTGGTTCAAAAACTACTGAAATAGTGTTGGCTGGATTATTGGGGGCAATTTTTGTCTTTGGTCCTTACAAAATATCTGCTCAGTCACATGACACTACCTTGATTGCGAAGGGGCCGATTGTCATAGATGTCATAGGGGATCTTGATTGGATGCGCTGTAGCATAGGGCAAGTTTGGGACGAGAACCAATGTTCAGGAACGCCGCTTCTTATGCCTTTTACTGCGGTTGATGAAATCATTTCCCGAATCCAAAGTAATACTGGAGGCGGCTGGCGTCTGCCAACGCTTGATGAGTTGGAACGTCTCGTGGTTGACCAAGCTAGTCCGCCCATGATTGATACAGAGGTATTTCCTGACACCTACCGGGGCCTTTATTGGACGAATGATGTCAATTGGATAATTCGCGACCGTTGGTGGGGCGTCAATTTCTATACCGGGCACCGCTACGGTCGAGCCACTGGAAACCAGACTTTTGCAGTCCGTCTTGTTTTGGATCGTTAG
- a CDS encoding motility protein A: MDIASLVGLIGTFAMIGGAMVVGGGLAPFLDIPSVLIVIGGTFFAAMYTTPIGTFFASFGAMAKAFMPPVKKKNVLIERMVELAGVARKDGMMALEGQEVPDKFFEKGMQLLVDGADETKLVQQLKAEIKSMKSRHEMNQNVIKAWVDLAPAMGMIGTLIGLVLMLGNMSDPQAIGPAMAVALLTTMYGAIVANVIFAPMLSKLEGYTAYEVVYREMIVLGLRSIARGESPRNIQDQMVSNLPPKMQAKIEAA, from the coding sequence ATGGATATTGCTTCCCTCGTCGGGCTTATTGGAACATTCGCAATGATTGGTGGAGCCATGGTGGTCGGTGGTGGTCTTGCACCATTTTTAGATATTCCGTCGGTTCTTATTGTGATTGGCGGCACCTTCTTTGCTGCCATGTACACCACTCCAATTGGTACTTTTTTTGCTAGCTTTGGTGCTATGGCCAAAGCTTTTATGCCACCTGTTAAGAAAAAGAATGTACTCATTGAGCGCATGGTGGAATTAGCTGGCGTTGCCCGAAAGGACGGCATGATGGCGCTTGAAGGTCAGGAAGTACCAGACAAGTTCTTTGAAAAAGGCATGCAATTGCTTGTCGATGGTGCTGATGAGACCAAACTGGTCCAACAGCTGAAAGCCGAAATAAAATCAATGAAGTCAAGACATGAAATGAATCAAAACGTAATCAAGGCCTGGGTTGACCTCGCACCAGCCATGGGCATGATTGGGACTCTGATCGGGCTAGTGTTGATGCTCGGAAATATGTCTGACCCACAGGCGATTGGCCCAGCTATGGCGGTGGCTCTGCTTACGACAATGTACGGTGCTATCGTAGCCAATGTGATCTTTGCACCAATGCTTTCCAAACTGGAAGGTTACACAGCCTATGAAGTTGTTTACCGCGAAATGATAGTTCTTGGGCTCCGAAGTATTGCTCGAGGTGAGTCACCACGCAATATTCAAGATCAAATGGTGTCGAACCTGCCACCAAAGATGCAGGCTAAAATTGAAGCTGCCTAA